Proteins encoded in a region of the Watersipora subatra chromosome 5, tzWatSuba1.1, whole genome shotgun sequence genome:
- the LOC137397632 gene encoding protein farnesyltransferase subunit beta-like: MAEEDQRLRCISPLRPTWQFDPEHVWTATTVDQTEVEDDVQGIYDIFQDSIAAESDGDTIPEQLKIRKRHLESFLMKGLTRLSGSYSCLDASRPWLCFWILHSLELLGVTIPSELQTQVPEFLAKCQSETGGFAGGPQQIAHLAPTYAAISALCIIGSDEAYKVINRETLYQFLLRMHQSDGSFIMHEGGEVDIRGCYLAANVARLTNIMTTELFDSTPQWIARCQTYEGGFGGVPGMEAHGGYAFCGIAALTLLGHEKLCDMDSLLRWTVNRQMKLEGGFQGRTNKLVDSCYSFWQSAIIPVISSLPEFQSQKWMFHNGALQEYVLLCCQHHNGGFIDKPGKSRDYYHTCYALSGLSISQNFTGSSSTKPFLVGPSDNQLVPVHPIYNLCIHSAVKASEYFQKLSPVTQGST; the protein is encoded by the exons ATGGCAGAGGAAGATCAGCGACTACGATGTATAAGTCCATTAAGACCGACATGGCAATTTGATCCTGAACATGTGTGGACTGCAACTACTGTTGACCAG ACAGAAGTAGAAGACGATGTTCAGGGTATATATGACATTTTTCAAGACTCCATCGCTGCCGAATCAGACGGAGATACGATACCTGA GCAGCTGAAaatcagaaaaagacatctggAGAGTTTCTTGATGAAAGGCTTGACTCGTCTGTCTGGCTCCTATTCATGTCTTGATGCGAGCAGGCCATGGCTCTGTTTTTGGATACTGCACAGCTTGGAACTCTTAGGTGTGACCATTCCCTCGGAACTGCAGACCCA AGTCCCAGAGTTCTTGGCAAAATGTCAATCAGAAACTGGTGGATTTGCAG GTGGACCACAACAGATCGCTCACTTGGCCCCGACGTACGCGGCCATTAGTGCCCTGTGTATCATCGGCAGCGACGAGGCCTATAAAGTGATAAACAGAGAAACTCTCTACCAATTCCTTCTTCGTATGCACCAATCAGATGGTTCATTTATTATGCATGAAGGAGGAGAGGTTGATATAAG AGGGTGCTATCTGGCTGCTAATGTTGCCCGTCTCACCAATATAATGACCACAGAGTTATTTGACTCAACCCCTCAATGGATTGCTAG ATGCCAGACATACGAGGGAGGGTTTGGGGGAGTCCCTGGTATGGAGGCCCACGGTGGTTATGCCTTCTGCGGTATCGCTGCCCTCACTCTGCTTGGCCACGAGAAGCTCTGTGACATGGATTCCTTGCTG CGGTGGACAGTGAATCGGCAGATGAAACTTGAAGGAGGCTTCCAAGGTCGCACCAACAAGCTTGTAGATTCTTGCTACAGTTTCTGGCAATCGGCTATTATACCAGTGATATCATCCCTCCCAGAATTCCAATCACAAAAGTGGATGTTCCACAACGGGGCTCTACAGGAATATGTGCTGCTTTGCTGCCAACACCACAATGGAGGATTTATTGATAAACCTGGAAA GAGCAGAGACTACTACCATACGTGCTATGCTCTCAGCGGCCTATCTATCAGTCAGAACTTCACAGGAAGCTCCAGTACTAAACCCTTCCTAGTCGGACCATCGGACAATCAGCTG